Proteins from a single region of Nocardioides anomalus:
- a CDS encoding GNAT family N-acetyltransferase, protein MVRSEGRLVGAVRGRLEGTAWDIGRLMVAPDLQGRGLGRVLLDHIQAAAPAEATSYVLFTGARSADNIRMYKKAGFRVRTDLEAPPRAVVLTKRRTIG, encoded by the coding sequence GTGGTCCGCAGCGAGGGCCGGCTCGTCGGTGCGGTCCGCGGCCGTCTGGAGGGCACGGCCTGGGACATCGGGCGGCTCATGGTCGCCCCGGACCTGCAGGGCCGGGGGCTCGGCCGGGTGCTGCTCGACCACATCCAGGCCGCCGCGCCGGCCGAGGCCACGTCGTACGTCCTGTTCACCGGGGCCCGCAGCGCCGACAACATCCGGATGTACAAGAAGGCCGGCTTCCGGGTCCGCACGGACCTCGAGGCGCCGCCGCGCGCGGTGGTCCTCACCAAGCGCCGCACGATTGGGTAG
- the rplS gene encoding 50S ribosomal protein L19 codes for MSNVIAELGNVHKRDDVPAFRAGDTVKVHVKVVEGNRSRIQVFQGVVIRVHGSGVGRTFTVRKVSFGVGVERTFPLNSPIFDHIEVVTRGDVRRAKLYYLRNLRGKAAKIKERREA; via the coding sequence ATGAGCAACGTGATCGCCGAGCTCGGCAACGTCCACAAGCGCGACGACGTCCCGGCCTTCCGCGCCGGTGACACCGTGAAGGTGCACGTCAAGGTCGTCGAGGGCAACCGGTCCCGCATCCAGGTCTTCCAGGGCGTCGTGATCCGGGTCCACGGCTCGGGCGTCGGCCGGACCTTCACGGTCCGCAAGGTCTCCTTCGGCGTCGGCGTCGAGCGCACGTTCCCGCTCAACTCCCCGATCTTCGACCACATCGAGGTCGTGACCCGCGGCGACGTGCGCCGCGCGAAGCTCTACTACCTGCGCAACCTGCGCGGCAAGGCGGCCAAGATCAAGGAGCGCCGCGAGGCCTGA
- the lepB gene encoding signal peptidase I has protein sequence MTIEDADTGADRAGDRTALEAPPGRSARARARSDRPHIPIWQETIILLVIAVLLAVVLKAFFVQAFYIPSESMEPGLVKNDRILVQKVSYWGGGSPSRGDVVVFKDPGGWLGAEDVQGPDSPVTKALEKVGLYPSGGHLVKRVVGVAGDTIKCCDEQGRISVNGVTVDEQGYALPGKNGQTECYGPMTGNCNWTAGPVPAGHVFVMGDNRAHSADSTVHMCVDGQTDCVPGREFVSDDLVVGKVFALVWPLSHFGGVGGADAFDKVPDAK, from the coding sequence GTGACGATCGAGGACGCCGACACCGGCGCGGACCGCGCCGGGGACCGCACCGCGCTCGAGGCGCCGCCGGGACGCTCGGCCCGTGCTCGGGCCCGGAGCGACCGGCCGCACATCCCGATCTGGCAGGAGACGATCATCCTGCTGGTGATCGCGGTGCTGCTGGCCGTGGTCCTCAAGGCCTTCTTCGTCCAGGCCTTCTACATCCCCTCCGAGTCCATGGAGCCGGGCCTGGTCAAGAACGACCGGATCCTGGTCCAGAAGGTCTCCTACTGGGGCGGCGGTTCGCCCTCGCGCGGCGACGTCGTGGTCTTCAAGGACCCGGGCGGCTGGCTCGGTGCCGAGGACGTCCAGGGCCCCGACAGCCCCGTGACCAAGGCCCTGGAGAAGGTCGGGCTCTACCCGTCCGGCGGGCACCTGGTCAAGCGCGTCGTCGGCGTCGCCGGCGACACCATCAAGTGCTGCGACGAGCAGGGCCGGATCTCGGTCAACGGCGTGACCGTCGACGAGCAGGGATACGCCCTGCCCGGCAAGAACGGCCAGACCGAGTGCTACGGCCCGATGACCGGCAACTGCAACTGGACCGCCGGCCCGGTGCCCGCGGGCCACGTCTTCGTGATGGGCGACAACCGCGCGCACTCCGCCGACTCCACCGTGCACATGTGCGTGGACGGGCAGACCGACTGCGTGCCCGGCCGCGAGTTCGTCTCCGACGACCTGGTCGTCGGCAAGGTGTTCGCCCTCGTCTGGCCGCTGAGCCACTTCGGCGGGGTGGGCGGCGCGGACGCCTTCGACAAGGTCCCCGACGCGAAGTAG
- a CDS encoding ribonuclease HII translates to MSELPRGLTVRRDAGLYGYERALRRHGIEPIAGVDEAGRGACAGPLVAGACILPPGKAGIVPGLADSKLLTEKARERCYTQILRRAVSWAVVVVSHEECDRLGMHVANVQALRRAVALLDVPPAYVLTDGFPVDGLGVPGLAVWKGDRVAACISAASVLAKVTRDRIMTELDADWPAYDFKTHKGYITETHSAALTAHGPSPVHRMRFVNVRRAAGLEVDLPGLESAS, encoded by the coding sequence ATGTCCGAGCTGCCCCGAGGACTGACCGTACGTCGCGACGCCGGGCTCTACGGATACGAGCGCGCCCTGCGCCGCCACGGCATCGAGCCGATCGCCGGCGTGGACGAGGCCGGCCGCGGCGCGTGCGCCGGCCCGCTGGTGGCCGGCGCCTGCATCCTGCCGCCCGGCAAGGCCGGGATCGTGCCGGGCCTGGCCGACTCCAAGCTGCTCACCGAGAAGGCCCGCGAGCGCTGCTACACCCAGATCCTGCGCCGCGCGGTGTCCTGGGCCGTCGTCGTGGTCTCCCACGAGGAGTGCGACCGGCTCGGCATGCACGTGGCCAACGTCCAGGCGCTGCGCCGGGCCGTCGCGCTGCTCGACGTGCCCCCGGCGTACGTCCTCACCGACGGCTTCCCCGTCGACGGCCTCGGCGTGCCCGGCCTGGCGGTCTGGAAGGGCGACCGGGTCGCGGCCTGCATCTCGGCGGCCTCGGTGCTGGCCAAGGTCACCCGCGACCGGATCATGACCGAGCTGGACGCCGACTGGCCGGCGTACGACTTCAAGACGCACAAGGGCTACATCACCGAGACCCACAGTGCGGCGCTCACCGCCCACGGGCCCTCGCCGGTGCACCGGATGCGGTTCGTCAACGTGCGACGGGCCGCCGGGCTGGAGGTCGACCTCCCCGGTCTAGAGTCGGCGTCGTGA